DNA sequence from the Shewanella piezotolerans WP3 genome:
TGTAACTCCTGCTGGATAGGGATATTGCCAGGTAAGCCTGTTAACGGGTTTGCATGACGTGCGACAGTGATCTTTTGCTCAGTGATTTGTGCTAGAAGATCTTTAGTATGGCCAATACCCAACAACCGCCCTTGCTTTAGGACAATAAATTGCTGAGCGACAAGCCCTGTTGATTCTGACGTTAGTCGCTGGCTCACTAGGGACAAAGGTTGGTGGGCCTCTATTTGAATCACATTGTTGTCGAGAATATTGTCAACAGCTTGATGTTCATGTAGCGAGCGACCATAGGGAGTACTGAAAAGTTCGATGACGTGCGAACGTGCAATGAGGCCGATCACCTTATGCCTATCCATTACCACTATCGCCCGTAAGGCCGGCTGTTGATTAAATTGTTCGCCGATAATTTTTAGTTTGGTCCCTGATTCACAGGTTATCGCACCGCAACTGAGGCTTTCTGCGGAGTCTGCGAATCTAATGTGATGAGTAATTGGTTCTATATTTGCTTGACGCGAAATGCTTGTTTTTGGTGAGGCTTCAGGACGGCCAAGCAAATAGCCCTGACAATAGATAATGCCTAACTGTTTTAATACTGCGAGCTCTTTTTCTGTCTCAATGCCTTCGGCGATAACTTTGCAGCTCAAGTTTTGGCAAAGAGCCACGATAGAGCGAACGAACTCCTGCTTAACTGGAGAGGAATCAATCGAATCAATGAAGTGTCTATCAATTTTGACATAATCAGGTGCTAGCTCTGACCATAGTCTTAAGCCTGAGTACCCGGCACCTAAGTCATCAATAGCGGTCAAGAAGCCTTGGCTGCGATAGTGATTTAAACAAGACTTTAGCAGATCGATATCATCGGCAGGGTATTGTTCTGAAAGCTCAATTACAACTTGTGAAGGATGGATCCCTAAATCCTGCACTAAGCTCAAAGTCAGTCCTTTGGCATGATTGGGGTCGAGCAGTGCTTTCGGAGAGATATTGATAAACAACTTACCGGGTAGCGCGCCATTTTTGAATTGCTGGATAGATATCTTACGACATAAACTTTCAAGCTCAGATAAACGGCCTTCATAGGCTGCGGTTTTAAATAGCGGCACAGGAGAATAAAGCGGGCTGTGTTCTGGACCACGGCTCAGCGCTTCAAAGCCATGAATTTGGAAAGTTGAGATATTACAGATGGGTTGAAAAACCGCGTTGATTTTTTCTCGCTCGATGATTTTAGCGAGTTCATTTTTGAGATCAATGGCGGTCATATCGTCTACCTAATATCTAATACTTAGTATCTAAGAGGCAGAAAATTATATGACGCTAGAATGACATTTAGATGACAAAAATCAATCCATTAACAAATTAGTAGCAACCGATGACCTCTATGCGCTAAGGTTGGTTGCTATGCCATTAATGGACTGTTCTTACTGTTAATTTATTTGGCGTTAGATTTAAAAGCCTGCATAGTTTGCAATAATAGGCCAAGCTTACGCACATAACCTTCAAGCGCTTGCGTCATGGTCTCTGTGTTTTGAGTCATGGCTTCCATCTCTGCAGCGAGTTCTTGTACATAAGGCTGAAAGCGATTGCTGGCAGTAGTAAAGCCTTCGTCTTTGGTAAAGATAGTATCAAACTTAACGTGACCCGCTTTTTTTAGCTCATCAAGTCTGGTATCTGCATCGATAGCTTGGCGGTATGCGGTTTGCAAACTGGCTTTTAATTGCTCGGTAACCTGTGTGTGTGGCATAACAGCCTCTCATTTTAAAATTTGCTGAATTATAAGGGGCAAGTATGTTGGCAACAAGTATCAAGAAAACTTTATTGTCGTTAGTTAGTGTTTCTAGTCTATTGTTGGCAACGTTTGTTAACGCTGCACCCACCGATAAACCACCGTTTTATCAAATAGATTATCAAGGTAAAACAGCTTACTTATTGGGCTCTATTCACATTGGTAAAGCTGATTTTTACCCTTTTGCCGAACAAATTGAGCAGGCATTTTTGCAATCAAAAGCGTTAGTCGTTGAAGCTGATGTTAGAGGCGCAAACGTACCAGCGCTATTGCAGAAATACGGCACCGAAACTATACCTATGGATGATGATACTAAACAAGTGTTAGCGACTTATTGTCAGGATAAGGCGGCCTTATGTACTGCGTTAAGCAGCTATGCACCTTGGTTGCAATCGATGCAGTTAAGCATAGGACGTTATACCGCTTTAGGTTATAGCGCTCTTTATGGTGTTGATTCTGTTTTAGTGGAGCAAGCGGGGCATCGCCCTATTTATGAGCTAGAAAGCACTGAGTTTCAGTTTGAGCTGTTGTCCTCTTTTAGCCCTGAGACACAGTGGGAGATGGTGCGTGAAGCAATAGAGGCGCCCGATTCTGATATGTTAGAGCTGATTTCGGCCTGGCGCAGCGGTGATGAAGCAGAACTGGCCGACTTGATGGAAGGGGAAATGCTACGTGATGGTAATACAGAGATGGTAGAGCGGATGTTATGGGGTCGCAATAAGGGCATGGCGAGTAAACTGATCGAGCTGATGAATTCGGCGACAACAAAACAACCTTTATTCGTGGTTGTGGGGGCAGGGCATTTAGTGGGGGCTAAGAGTGTGCAAGCCTACCTAGCGCCTTACGGAGTAAGCAGTAAAAACTGTTGGCAAAGCAGTTGTATTTAAAGCTGTTCTAATGTGGATTATCGGCTTCGGGCATTTTAGGGTATAATCCGCCGCTCGTTTTATTTTTGTCTGCGTTCTAATGTAAGGTTTGATTAGTTTGAGTAAAGATTACTGTATTGATTTAAAGGCTATGCCATCGCTGTTTTCGCTTTATCGAAAGATATTTTTTGGGCGTAAACCTGGGTGGGATGAACAGCCGCTGCCTATGATTAAAGTGAGCAGTCCCAATGTGGCATTAGCTACAGATAAGGTCGAGCAGTATGCCAAAGTATGTGGTTTTGAGTTTGATGGTCAAACCTTACCGCCTACCTATTTGTATGTGATGGCATTTAGATTACATGCGATGATTTTTACTCACGAAGCGATTACGTTTCCTTTGCTGGGAATGATCCACTTAAAGAACAGTATCACTCTGCATCGCGCTACAAGCGTGGCAGAAAACTATGATATTGAATGTTCGTTAACCACTAGTCAGATGACAGATTCAGGTCTGGAATTTGAATTAGTATCAAAGGCCTTTGTAGCTGGCGAGCTGGTTTGGGAATCACTATCGACCTATCTTTACCGTATTGAAGGTAAAACAAAACGCGTGCGTCCGCCTAAAGCAAGTGATATGAATTGGGATGCGCCTGAAGCGTGGAGTCTAAGTGAGGACTTAGGTCGCCGTTACGCTAAAGCATCGGGAGATTATAACCTTATTCATCTGCACCCTGTATTGTCGAAACGTTTCGGTTTTGACCGGGTGTTGGCCCACGGAATGTGGTCTAAGGGGCGTTGTATCGCACAAGTTATGCCAGAGATCGTCAATAAGCCGTGCAAGATTGATGTCGCCTTTAAGCTCCCTTTGTTTATGCCTGGCAATGTTAGTTTTTCCGCTGAGCAACAGCAAGATAGTTTAGTTTTTGAATTAAGAGATCAAAAAGGCCGCCGTCCACATCTAACGGGCGAAATTAGCTTCTTGTAAGCCGTTACCATATATAAAGGCGCGTAATAGCGCCTTTTTTGTGTCTAAAAACTAGCGATACTAGGGTACACCATGGCCGGTAGATGCTTGCCAAATACTAAACCACTGTTGCCGTGTTAGTGTAATCTTATTGGATCTCACAGCAGACTCAATTCGGCTAATATTGCCACTGCCAATGATTGGATGAGGCTTACTAGGGAGAGCAAGCACCCAAGCATAAATCACTTGGCTGATGTTCTGTGCATTGACTTCATCAGCGATAGTTTCCAGTACTGCACGTAGTCTTAGAGATTGCGGATCGTTAGCCTCAAATATATTACCACCGCCCAAGCAAGACCACGCCATTGGTACCACATTGTGCTGTTGACAGTGATCTAAGGTACCGTCATGCAATGTGGTCATGTTAGTGGGGGAAATTTCTACTTGATTACACACTAGCTTTTGTGACGTGCGAGACTGCAAAAGGTCAAACTGTTGCGGACTAAAATTAGACACGCCAAAGTGACGTACTTTGCCGTGTTGGTGCAGAGTTTCGAAAGCTGAAGCGACTTCATCGGCATTCATCAATGGATCGGG
Encoded proteins:
- a CDS encoding bifunctional diguanylate cyclase/phosphodiesterase, which translates into the protein MTAIDLKNELAKIIEREKINAVFQPICNISTFQIHGFEALSRGPEHSPLYSPVPLFKTAAYEGRLSELESLCRKISIQQFKNGALPGKLFINISPKALLDPNHAKGLTLSLVQDLGIHPSQVVIELSEQYPADDIDLLKSCLNHYRSQGFLTAIDDLGAGYSGLRLWSELAPDYVKIDRHFIDSIDSSPVKQEFVRSIVALCQNLSCKVIAEGIETEKELAVLKQLGIIYCQGYLLGRPEASPKTSISRQANIEPITHHIRFADSAESLSCGAITCESGTKLKIIGEQFNQQPALRAIVVMDRHKVIGLIARSHVIELFSTPYGRSLHEHQAVDNILDNNVIQIEAHQPLSLVSQRLTSESTGLVAQQFIVLKQGRLLGIGHTKDLLAQITEQKITVARHANPLTGLPGNIPIQQELQRLKQQKKPFYLAYFDLSYFKPYNDIYGFSRGDEVIMEVSRLLLRQQSSDNFVGHIGGDDFVIISTCDEILQQALCIIDEFEAVKSLFYSDKHWIKQRMLAEDRNGVTCYHGLIALTAGVLPPIITSNCNEHQLSVYSAQAKKQAKQASSSFSLFQLQQEKIA
- a CDS encoding TraB/GumN family protein; translation: MLATSIKKTLLSLVSVSSLLLATFVNAAPTDKPPFYQIDYQGKTAYLLGSIHIGKADFYPFAEQIEQAFLQSKALVVEADVRGANVPALLQKYGTETIPMDDDTKQVLATYCQDKAALCTALSSYAPWLQSMQLSIGRYTALGYSALYGVDSVLVEQAGHRPIYELESTEFQFELLSSFSPETQWEMVREAIEAPDSDMLELISAWRSGDEAELADLMEGEMLRDGNTEMVERMLWGRNKGMASKLIELMNSATTKQPLFVVVGAGHLVGAKSVQAYLAPYGVSSKNCWQSSCI
- a CDS encoding MaoC/PaaZ C-terminal domain-containing protein yields the protein MPSLFSLYRKIFFGRKPGWDEQPLPMIKVSSPNVALATDKVEQYAKVCGFEFDGQTLPPTYLYVMAFRLHAMIFTHEAITFPLLGMIHLKNSITLHRATSVAENYDIECSLTTSQMTDSGLEFELVSKAFVAGELVWESLSTYLYRIEGKTKRVRPPKASDMNWDAPEAWSLSEDLGRRYAKASGDYNLIHLHPVLSKRFGFDRVLAHGMWSKGRCIAQVMPEIVNKPCKIDVAFKLPLFMPGNVSFSAEQQQDSLVFELRDQKGRRPHLTGEISFL
- a CDS encoding aldo/keto reductase codes for the protein MRSSEFQLSQFVAGFWRVADWQLSAQQRLTIIERYIELGVYSMDHADIYGGYQCEYLFGEALALQPRLRDSIQLISKCGIKLVTDKTPDNDLNHYDTSRQHIIKSAEASLQNLQTDHLDLLLIHRPDPLMNADEVASAFETLHQHGKVRHFGVSNFSPQQFDLLQSRTSQKLVCNQVEISPTNMTTLHDGTLDHCQQHNVVPMAWSCLGGGNIFEANDPQSLRLRAVLETIADEVNAQNISQVIYAWVLALPSKPHPIIGSGNISRIESAVRSNKITLTRQQWFSIWQASTGHGVP